A genomic window from Gemmatimonadaceae bacterium includes:
- the rfaE2 gene encoding D-glycero-beta-D-manno-heptose 1-phosphate adenylyltransferase, producing the protein MSQPALAASKLRTRDEAVAWRARCRGPVVFTNGVFDLLHPGHVDVLEGARAEGAYLVVGVNSDASVRRLGKGPERPVRSERERAYVLAALAAVDCVVVFDEDTPAELVAALQPDVLVKGGDYRPDEVAGGDTVRARGGRIVIIPLTPGHSTTATVQKLRNG; encoded by the coding sequence TTGAGCCAACCTGCACTGGCGGCGAGCAAGCTGCGCACGCGTGACGAGGCCGTCGCGTGGCGCGCGCGGTGCCGCGGCCCCGTCGTCTTTACCAACGGCGTGTTCGACCTGCTGCACCCGGGCCACGTCGACGTGCTCGAAGGCGCGCGCGCCGAGGGAGCGTACCTCGTCGTGGGCGTGAATAGCGACGCGTCCGTCCGCCGCTTGGGCAAAGGGCCGGAGCGTCCCGTTCGCAGCGAGCGCGAGCGCGCCTACGTGCTCGCCGCCCTCGCCGCCGTAGACTGTGTCGTCGTCTTCGACGAAGACACGCCCGCTGAACTCGTCGCTGCGCTGCAGCCCGACGTGCTCGTGAAGGGCGGGGACTATCGCCCTGACGAGGTCGCCGGAGGCGACACCGTCCGCGCACGCGGTGGCCGCATCGTCATTATCCCGCTGACGCCAGGCCACTCCACCACTGCCACCGTCCAGAAGCTCCGCAATGGCTGA
- a CDS encoding acyl-CoA thioesterase: MESRTEIRVRYAETDQMGVAYHANYLVWCEVGRTDLIREAGMPYAEMERRGVLLAVADAHLRFHASARYDDLVRIETRLAGVRSRMVTFEYTLSRVGADGDAAERLATASTTLVSIDPEGRPTSLPADLRALLERAAA; the protein is encoded by the coding sequence ATGGAGAGCCGCACCGAAATCCGCGTCCGCTACGCCGAGACCGACCAGATGGGCGTGGCCTACCACGCCAATTATCTCGTGTGGTGTGAGGTGGGCCGCACCGACCTCATCCGGGAGGCAGGGATGCCGTATGCCGAGATGGAGCGTCGCGGCGTCCTCCTCGCGGTCGCCGACGCGCACCTGCGCTTCCACGCCAGTGCCCGCTACGACGATCTCGTGCGGATCGAGACCCGCCTCGCCGGGGTACGTTCCCGGATGGTGACCTTCGAGTACACGCTCTCGCGCGTCGGCGCGGACGGCGACGCGGCCGAGCGCCTCGCGACGGCCTCGACGACGCTGGTCTCCATTGACCCGGAGGGACGCCCGACGAGCCTCCCGGCGGACCTGCGCGCGCTCCTCGAGCGGGCGGCCGCGTGA
- a CDS encoding UDP-2,3-diacylglucosamine diphosphatase — MLPGPVYLLSDAHLGVAPAETERELVSFLRHLPADAGALVINGDLFDFWFEWRHVIPRTGIRVLGELGRLVDGGLPVLWIAGNHDCWGGEVLRRDIGVTYHEGPWRGTLGGWDTLIEHGDGLREKEDAPYRRLRAVLRHPWAIRAYRWLHPNWGTALALRSSHTSRNMRPGDGGEGLRRVAHARLGAADAPQLLVFGHSHVSTLERVGRGVFANPGAWLDAPQLLRVSPEGVALCRWDGHSVRQEQALPPYGPGR; from the coding sequence ATGCTTCCCGGCCCGGTCTACCTGCTCTCCGACGCGCACCTCGGCGTGGCCCCGGCGGAGACCGAGCGCGAGTTGGTGAGCTTCCTGCGCCACCTGCCCGCCGATGCGGGTGCGCTGGTCATCAACGGCGACCTGTTCGACTTCTGGTTCGAGTGGCGACACGTGATCCCGCGGACGGGGATCCGGGTGCTGGGCGAGTTGGGGCGCCTCGTGGACGGCGGCCTGCCCGTGCTGTGGATCGCGGGCAATCACGACTGCTGGGGCGGTGAGGTCCTGCGACGCGACATCGGGGTGACCTACCACGAGGGCCCCTGGCGCGGGACACTGGGCGGCTGGGACACGTTGATCGAGCACGGCGACGGCCTGCGCGAGAAGGAGGACGCGCCCTACCGCCGTCTGCGCGCCGTCCTGCGGCACCCGTGGGCGATCCGCGCGTATCGCTGGCTGCATCCGAACTGGGGCACGGCGCTCGCGCTGCGCAGCTCGCACACGAGCCGGAATATGCGCCCTGGCGACGGCGGCGAAGGCCTGCGACGCGTGGCGCACGCGCGGTTGGGCGCGGCTGATGCTCCGCAGCTCCTGGTGTTCGGGCACTCGCACGTGAGCACCCTCGAGCGGGTGGGCCGGGGCGTGTTCGCGAATCCCGGGGCCTGGCTGGATGCGCCGCAACTGCTGCGCGTCTCGCCGGAGGGCGTGGCCCTCTGCCGCTGGGACGGGCACTCCGTGCGCCAGGAGCAGGCCCTGCCCCCGTACGGGCCCGGACGTTAG
- a CDS encoding RidA family protein: MPNSVKLISTTEAPAAIGPYSQATVAGGFLFTAGQIPLDPASGEIVAGDVEPQTRQVLANLAAVLKAAGASWGDVVKTTVFLTDMADFPRFNEIYAATLGAARPARSTVQVSALPRGVNVEVELVAKLPG, from the coding sequence ATGCCGAACTCCGTGAAGCTCATCAGCACCACCGAAGCGCCGGCCGCCATCGGTCCGTACTCGCAAGCCACCGTCGCCGGCGGTTTTCTCTTCACCGCCGGCCAGATCCCGCTCGACCCCGCCAGCGGCGAGATCGTCGCTGGCGACGTCGAGCCGCAGACGCGACAGGTGCTCGCAAACCTTGCGGCGGTGCTGAAGGCCGCCGGCGCCTCGTGGGGCGATGTCGTGAAGACGACCGTCTTCCTCACCGATATGGCCGACTTCCCGCGCTTCAACGAGATCTATGCGGCAACGCTCGGGGCGGCGCGTCCGGCGCGGTCCACTGTGCAGGTCAGCGCGCTGCCGCGCGGCGTGAACGTCGAAGTCGAACTCGTCGCCAAGCTCCCGGGCTGA
- a CDS encoding formate--tetrahydrofolate ligase, giving the protein MTVPSDIEIAQAATLRPITDVAADIGLGPDDIDQYGKYKAKVALELTTRPAKGKLVIVTAINPTAAGEGKTTTSVGLAQAFRKLGKNAVLCIREPSLGPVFGVKGGAAGGGYSQVLPMDDINLHFTGDFHAISSAHALLSAMLDNHLQQGNALNIDPRRITWPRTIDMNDRALRKVIIGLGGPAEGVVREERFVIIPASEIMAIVALATSAADLEERLGNIIVGSTYGADRKPIYARDLNAQGAMAMLLKDAIRPNLVQTLEGGPAFVHAGPFGNIAHGCNSILATRAALAVGDLVVTEAGFGSDLGAEKFFDIKCRFGGLKPDAAVLVATIRALKMNGGAKKTELAKEDLAALKKGVVNLEHHIANVRQFGMELVVALNRFHTDTDAEIAMVTEAAQKAGARVALSEVFAKGGEGGIAVANEVLDILAKGGSKFAPIYDAKLPIKQKIDTIVKKVYGGDGAEYSAKAERAIAYLESIGLAETPVCMAKTQYSLSDDATKLGRPSGFKVTVNDVYPVAGAGFIVAQCGEIMTMPGLPKQPAAERMRIHPDGSISGLF; this is encoded by the coding sequence ATGACCGTTCCGTCCGACATCGAAATCGCCCAAGCGGCCACCCTGCGTCCCATCACCGACGTCGCCGCAGACATCGGCCTCGGGCCCGATGACATCGACCAATACGGCAAGTACAAGGCCAAGGTCGCCCTCGAGCTCACCACGCGCCCGGCCAAGGGCAAGCTGGTCATCGTCACGGCCATCAATCCGACGGCGGCCGGTGAAGGGAAGACCACGACGTCCGTGGGACTCGCGCAGGCCTTCCGCAAGCTCGGCAAGAACGCCGTGCTCTGCATCCGCGAGCCCTCGCTCGGTCCGGTCTTCGGCGTCAAGGGCGGCGCCGCCGGCGGCGGGTACTCGCAGGTCCTGCCGATGGACGACATCAACCTGCACTTCACCGGCGACTTCCACGCCATCAGCTCGGCGCACGCGCTGCTCAGCGCGATGCTCGACAACCACCTGCAGCAAGGCAACGCGCTCAACATCGACCCGCGCCGCATCACCTGGCCGCGCACGATCGATATGAACGACCGCGCCCTGCGCAAAGTCATCATCGGACTCGGCGGGCCGGCCGAGGGCGTCGTGCGCGAGGAGCGATTCGTCATCATCCCCGCGTCGGAGATCATGGCGATCGTCGCGCTGGCGACCAGCGCCGCCGACCTCGAGGAGCGCCTCGGCAACATCATCGTCGGCTCCACCTACGGCGCGGACCGCAAGCCAATCTACGCCCGCGACCTCAACGCGCAGGGCGCGATGGCGATGCTCCTCAAGGACGCCATCCGGCCGAATCTCGTGCAGACGCTCGAGGGCGGCCCCGCCTTCGTGCACGCCGGACCCTTCGGCAACATCGCCCACGGCTGCAACTCGATCCTCGCCACGCGCGCGGCGCTGGCCGTCGGCGACCTCGTCGTCACCGAGGCCGGCTTCGGCTCGGACCTCGGCGCCGAGAAGTTCTTCGACATCAAGTGCCGCTTCGGCGGCCTGAAGCCCGATGCCGCCGTGCTCGTCGCGACGATCCGCGCGCTCAAGATGAACGGCGGGGCCAAGAAGACCGAGCTGGCCAAGGAAGACCTCGCCGCGCTCAAGAAGGGCGTCGTCAACCTCGAGCACCACATCGCCAACGTACGCCAGTTCGGGATGGAACTCGTCGTCGCGCTCAACCGCTTCCACACCGACACCGACGCCGAGATCGCGATGGTGACCGAGGCCGCGCAGAAGGCCGGGGCCCGGGTCGCGCTGAGCGAAGTCTTCGCCAAGGGCGGAGAAGGCGGCATCGCCGTTGCCAACGAGGTGCTCGACATCCTCGCCAAGGGCGGCAGCAAGTTCGCGCCGATCTACGACGCCAAGCTGCCGATCAAGCAGAAGATCGACACCATCGTGAAGAAGGTGTACGGCGGCGACGGCGCCGAGTACAGCGCCAAGGCCGAGCGCGCCATCGCGTATCTCGAGAGCATCGGACTCGCCGAGACGCCGGTCTGTATGGCGAAGACGCAGTATTCGCTCTCGGACGACGCCACGAAGCTCGGCCGCCCGAGCGGCTTCAAGGTGACGGTCAATGACGTGTATCCCGTCGCCGGCGCCGGATTCATCGTGGCGCAGTGCGGCGAGATTATGACGATGCCCGGCCTGCCGAAGCAGCCGGCCGCCGAACGGATGCGCATCCATCCCGACGGCTCCATCTCGGGACTCTTCTAG
- a CDS encoding TatD family hydrolase codes for MAARDGRDAAHARPRGARLSAAVSAPGPRHADARDGASSVPAVPFLDSHAHLGDAAFAEDLGDVLGRLREAGGTGVVCIGESLEAAARARRIAEAHPGFVWWTAGVHPHDAAGFDPTRDGDAIAAALVAGAVAVGECGLDYHYDHSPRALQRRAFATQLALAAQHARPAVVHTREAEADTIAMVREAGEAGICGVLHCFGGSMALAEAGLGAGWYLSLAGVATFKKWERDDVVRALPQDRILVESDSPYLAPVPRRGKRNEPAWCAYTVRRLAEVRSEDPEALGAATVANARRLFGLA; via the coding sequence GTGGCCGCGCGAGACGGACGCGACGCCGCACACGCGCGTCCCCGCGGCGCGCGCCTGAGCGCCGCCGTGTCGGCACCGGGGCCCCGCCACGCCGACGCGCGTGACGGGGCTTCGTCCGTTCCGGCCGTCCCCTTTCTCGATAGCCACGCCCACCTCGGCGACGCCGCCTTCGCCGAGGACCTCGGCGACGTCCTCGGGCGCCTGCGCGAGGCCGGCGGCACTGGCGTGGTGTGCATCGGAGAGTCGCTCGAGGCGGCCGCACGAGCCCGCCGCATCGCCGAGGCGCATCCCGGCTTCGTCTGGTGGACGGCCGGCGTACATCCGCACGATGCCGCGGGGTTCGACCCCACACGCGACGGTGACGCGATTGCCGCGGCCTTGGTCGCCGGCGCCGTGGCGGTCGGGGAGTGCGGGCTCGACTACCACTACGACCACTCGCCGCGCGCACTCCAGCGCCGCGCCTTCGCCACTCAACTCGCCCTCGCCGCGCAGCACGCACGGCCGGCCGTCGTCCACACGCGCGAGGCCGAGGCCGACACCATCGCGATGGTCCGCGAAGCCGGCGAGGCGGGCATCTGCGGCGTGCTGCATTGCTTCGGCGGCTCGATGGCGCTGGCCGAGGCCGGGCTCGGGGCCGGCTGGTACCTCTCCCTCGCCGGCGTCGCCACGTTCAAGAAGTGGGAGCGCGACGACGTCGTCCGCGCCCTGCCGCAGGACCGGATCCTCGTCGAGAGCGACAGCCCGTACCTCGCGCCCGTGCCGCGGCGCGGCAAGCGCAACGAACCGGCGTGGTGCGCGTACACGGTTCGACGCCTTGCCGAGGTCCGCTCGGAGGATCCGGAGGCGCTCGGCGCGGCCACCGTCGCCAATGCCCGCAGACTCTTCGGGCTCGCCTGA
- the secF gene encoding protein translocase subunit SecF encodes MFRILHNTSWDFVRQWKLALITVVVFVVPAIVLVPFSGFNYSIEFTGGTELRLLFTEAPNVADVRAAIAASPVGDAEITTFGSPNEIRIRAQDKSQVEQQEAGALTVAEQIEEALRERYGAEGFRRLASEGIGPRVGAELRRNAIIATVIAFALTLVYLAWRFEWRFGVAAVLGTLHDSLATLAFIKYLDIEISLFVVGGILTVIGYSMNDTVVVFDRIRENLRLNRKKPFRDIVNASINETLPRTVMTGVTTLGSLLALIILGGAVIRPFALILTFGIIVGTFSSIWVAAPLVLWIERKWPRETDATPHTRVPAARA; translated from the coding sequence ATGTTTCGCATCCTCCACAACACCTCGTGGGACTTCGTCCGCCAGTGGAAGCTGGCGCTGATCACGGTCGTCGTGTTCGTCGTCCCGGCCATCGTGCTCGTCCCCTTCAGCGGCTTCAACTACAGCATCGAGTTCACGGGCGGCACCGAACTGCGGCTGCTCTTCACCGAGGCCCCGAACGTGGCCGACGTGCGCGCGGCCATCGCGGCGTCACCCGTCGGTGACGCCGAGATTACGACCTTCGGCTCCCCGAACGAGATCCGCATCCGGGCGCAGGACAAGTCTCAGGTCGAGCAGCAGGAAGCCGGCGCCCTGACGGTCGCCGAGCAGATCGAGGAGGCGCTGCGCGAGCGCTATGGCGCCGAGGGCTTCCGCCGTCTCGCCTCCGAGGGCATTGGCCCGCGGGTCGGCGCCGAGCTGCGCCGCAACGCCATCATCGCCACGGTCATCGCCTTCGCGCTCACGCTCGTCTACCTCGCCTGGCGCTTCGAGTGGCGCTTCGGCGTCGCCGCCGTGCTCGGCACGCTGCACGACTCGCTGGCCACGCTGGCGTTCATCAAGTATCTCGACATCGAGATCTCGCTCTTCGTCGTCGGCGGCATCCTGACGGTCATCGGCTATTCGATGAACGACACCGTCGTGGTCTTCGACCGCATCCGCGAGAACCTGCGCCTGAACCGCAAGAAGCCGTTCCGCGACATCGTCAACGCCTCCATCAACGAGACGCTGCCGCGCACGGTGATGACGGGCGTCACCACGCTCGGTTCGCTGCTGGCGCTGATCATCCTCGGCGGCGCCGTCATCCGGCCCTTCGCCCTGATCCTCACCTTCGGCATCATCGTCGGCACGTTCAGCTCGATCTGGGTGGCCGCGCCGCTGGTGCTCTGGATCGAGCGCAAGTGGCCGCGCGAGACGGACGCGACGCCGCACACGCGCGTCCCCGCGGCGCGCGCCTGA
- the secD gene encoding protein translocase subunit SecD, translating into MNSLKARLLAIAAMVVASAWTLFPRTVEDRFQRDGEMVDTTYTRVPLKYGLDLRGGMHLALEIDQSQQQVSDVDDALERALRVVRSRIDEFGVAEPIIQRVGDSRIVVELPGIDDRERATAVVQRSAYLRFQITDRTQALERVAPRLDQIVKARGLERTAPQTVAGDTARRSALTGLFDPADSTAADSAEAAGPEGPFRRLVAPGSLPGQYFIAVGDVRMFERFLADSAVRAAIPPGKVIRWGADSVSLSTAWYRPLYVLDNRDIITGEYLVDAKPEQDPMEGAKVTFQLNNEGGRRFRNETGRNIGNNMAIVLDDRVMSAPVIQGAIGTRGQITMGGRDIQSAQDLALVLRAGALPVPLTVVEARTIGASLGADAISQGVRSGITAVALVIIIMVGYYRFSGFLSVLGLAFYTLITLAILTVFDATLTLPGIAGFVLSIGMAVDANFLVFERIREELDTGKSIRMAIDEGFDHAWSAIVDTHVTTALTAAILYQFGDGPVKGFAVTLLAGLAASLVSAIFFVRTLFYVWLNRQKTPPTTLSI; encoded by the coding sequence ATGAACAGCCTGAAGGCACGCCTGCTCGCAATCGCTGCAATGGTGGTTGCGTCGGCCTGGACGCTCTTCCCGCGGACCGTCGAGGACCGCTTCCAGCGCGACGGCGAGATGGTGGACACCACCTACACCCGCGTCCCCCTCAAGTACGGGCTCGACCTCCGCGGCGGGATGCATCTCGCCCTCGAGATCGACCAGTCGCAGCAGCAGGTCAGCGACGTCGATGACGCGCTCGAGCGTGCGCTGCGCGTGGTGCGCTCGCGCATCGACGAGTTCGGCGTTGCCGAGCCGATCATCCAGCGCGTGGGTGACTCGCGCATCGTGGTGGAACTGCCGGGCATCGACGACCGCGAGCGGGCCACCGCCGTCGTGCAGCGCTCGGCCTACCTGCGCTTCCAGATCACCGATCGCACGCAGGCGTTGGAGCGCGTGGCGCCGCGGCTCGACCAGATCGTCAAGGCGCGCGGCCTCGAGCGCACGGCGCCGCAGACGGTCGCCGGCGACACGGCACGTCGCAGTGCACTCACTGGGCTCTTCGACCCCGCCGACAGCACCGCCGCCGACTCCGCCGAGGCGGCGGGCCCCGAAGGCCCGTTCCGGCGCCTCGTCGCACCAGGCAGCCTGCCGGGCCAGTACTTCATCGCCGTCGGCGACGTCCGGATGTTCGAGCGGTTCCTTGCCGACAGCGCCGTGCGCGCCGCGATTCCGCCGGGCAAGGTGATCCGCTGGGGCGCCGACTCGGTCAGCCTCTCGACCGCCTGGTACCGTCCGCTCTACGTCCTCGACAACCGGGACATCATCACCGGTGAGTACCTCGTCGACGCCAAGCCGGAGCAGGATCCGATGGAAGGCGCCAAGGTCACCTTCCAGCTTAACAACGAAGGCGGCCGACGCTTCCGCAACGAGACCGGTCGGAACATCGGCAACAATATGGCCATCGTCCTCGACGACCGCGTGATGAGCGCGCCCGTCATCCAGGGCGCCATCGGCACGCGCGGCCAGATCACGATGGGCGGGCGCGACATCCAGTCGGCGCAGGACCTTGCCCTGGTGCTGCGCGCCGGTGCGCTGCCGGTGCCCCTCACGGTCGTCGAGGCGCGCACCATCGGCGCCTCGCTCGGTGCCGACGCCATCTCGCAGGGCGTGCGCTCCGGCATCACGGCCGTCGCGCTCGTCATCATCATCATGGTTGGCTACTACCGCTTCTCGGGCTTCCTCTCGGTGCTCGGGCTGGCGTTCTACACGCTGATCACGCTGGCCATCCTCACCGTCTTCGACGCCACGCTCACGCTGCCCGGCATCGCCGGCTTCGTGCTCTCGATCGGTATGGCGGTGGACGCCAACTTCCTCGTCTTTGAGCGCATCCGCGAGGAGCTCGATACGGGCAAGTCCATCCGGATGGCCATCGACGAAGGCTTCGACCACGCCTGGAGCGCCATCGTCGACACGCACGTCACGACCGCCCTCACCGCGGCCATCCTCTACCAGTTCGGTGACGGACCGGTGAAGGGCTTCGCCGTCACCCTCTTGGCGGGCCTCGCCGCCTCGCTGGTCTCGGCCATCTTCTTCGTCCGGACGCTCTTCTACGTGTGGCTGAACCGCCAGAAGACGCCCCCCACGACCCTGAGCATCTGA
- a CDS encoding bifunctional riboflavin kinase/FAD synthetase, with protein sequence MRPDPAFGLPPSLRGTVCTVGTFDGVHRGHQLVLERLAARARAHGLPAVLVTFEPHPLEVVNPAAAPPLLTLGSEKSEVLAESPIDYVVVLPFTPTLARYEAADFVDHVLIEHLGVRELLIGYDHGFGRARSGDADVLRSLGASRGFDVAVVEAVQGSDGRPISSTTIRRAIAGGDLARAADGLGRAYSIGGVVRQGDQRGRTIGFPTLNLGAPSPRKLLPPEGVYAVRVQTPRGTFGGMMNLGPRPTFGDPISALEVHCFEMNGELYGSRVRVDLLARLRETQKFDGPDALRAQLAKDESQARAVLATVAENGPPPAA encoded by the coding sequence GTGAGGCCTGACCCCGCCTTCGGTCTTCCGCCGTCGCTGCGCGGCACGGTCTGCACCGTCGGCACCTTCGACGGCGTGCACCGCGGCCACCAGTTGGTGCTCGAGCGCTTGGCCGCACGCGCCCGCGCGCACGGGTTGCCGGCCGTGCTCGTCACCTTCGAGCCCCATCCGCTCGAGGTGGTGAACCCCGCCGCGGCGCCGCCCTTGCTCACGCTCGGCAGCGAGAAGAGTGAAGTGCTCGCGGAGAGCCCCATCGATTACGTCGTCGTGCTGCCCTTCACGCCGACGCTGGCGCGCTACGAGGCCGCGGACTTCGTGGATCACGTGCTCATCGAGCATCTCGGAGTGCGCGAGCTGCTCATCGGCTACGACCACGGCTTCGGGCGCGCCCGCTCCGGTGACGCGGACGTCCTGCGGAGCCTGGGCGCGTCGCGGGGTTTCGACGTCGCCGTCGTCGAGGCGGTGCAGGGCAGCGACGGTCGTCCCATCTCCAGCACGACCATTCGCCGTGCCATCGCTGGCGGCGACCTCGCCCGTGCCGCGGACGGACTCGGCCGCGCCTACAGCATCGGGGGCGTCGTGCGCCAAGGCGACCAGCGGGGCCGCACCATCGGCTTCCCGACGCTCAACCTCGGTGCGCCGTCGCCGCGCAAGCTCCTGCCGCCGGAGGGCGTGTACGCCGTCCGCGTGCAGACGCCGCGCGGGACCTTCGGCGGGATGATGAACCTCGGACCGCGCCCGACCTTCGGCGATCCGATCAGCGCGCTCGAAGTGCACTGCTTCGAGATGAACGGGGAGCTGTACGGCAGTCGCGTGCGAGTGGATCTGCTCGCGCGGCTGCGCGAGACGCAGAAGTTCGATGGCCCGGACGCGCTACGGGCACAGTTGGCGAAGGACGAGTCGCAGGCCCGGGCCGTGCTCGCGACCGTCGCCGAGAACGGACCGCCGCCGGCCGCGTGA
- the truB gene encoding tRNA pseudouridine(55) synthase TruB, whose translation MTPTATADGVLLVDKPAGVSSHDVVNAARRALGERRIGHAGTLDPFATGLLVLLVGRATRLLPHLPDEPKVYEARVRFGSETETEDLHGGVTREAALPQRAELLDALRFLQGKMWQTPPAYSAKRVGGKRAYELARAGKAVTPEPVPIEVFRIDVPDIALGTDGGVAEATMRVVCGGGTYVRSLARDWGEMAGSAAHLIALRRLATGPFRVEEAATLEDLREGRVALRPALEALPGFPVQPLSDDEVTKIARGIDVAAAVPGPWGALVRDDGRTLVALAERRGKPWEPGGERWQPRVVMREA comes from the coding sequence GTGACGCCGACCGCGACGGCTGACGGCGTCCTGCTCGTGGACAAGCCGGCGGGCGTGTCTTCGCACGACGTCGTGAACGCCGCGCGACGCGCGCTCGGCGAGCGCCGCATCGGCCACGCCGGCACGCTCGATCCCTTCGCCACCGGGCTGCTCGTCCTCCTCGTCGGCCGCGCCACTCGGTTGCTGCCGCACCTGCCGGACGAACCCAAGGTCTACGAAGCGCGCGTCAGGTTCGGCAGCGAGACGGAGACCGAGGACCTGCACGGGGGCGTCACGCGGGAGGCAGCGCTGCCCCAACGGGCCGAGTTGCTCGACGCCCTCCGGTTCCTCCAGGGCAAGATGTGGCAGACGCCGCCTGCGTACTCGGCCAAGCGCGTCGGCGGCAAGCGCGCCTACGAACTGGCGCGCGCCGGCAAGGCGGTCACGCCGGAGCCGGTGCCCATCGAGGTCTTCCGCATCGACGTGCCGGACATCGCACTCGGCACCGACGGCGGCGTGGCCGAGGCCACGATGCGCGTGGTCTGTGGTGGCGGGACCTATGTGCGCTCGCTGGCCCGCGACTGGGGCGAGATGGCGGGGAGCGCGGCGCACCTCATCGCGCTGCGGCGTCTCGCGACCGGTCCGTTCCGCGTCGAGGAGGCGGCCACGCTGGAGGACCTCCGCGAAGGCCGGGTGGCGCTCAGGCCGGCGCTGGAGGCCTTGCCGGGCTTCCCGGTGCAGCCGCTGAGCGATGACGAGGTGACGAAGATTGCACGCGGCATCGACGTCGCGGCCGCAGTGCCTGGGCCTTGGGGCGCGCTCGTGCGCGACGATGGCCGGACGCTCGTCGCGCTCGCGGAGCGGCGCGGCAAGCCCTGGGAGCCCGGCGGCGAACGCTGGCAGCCGCGGGTGGTGATGCGTGAGGCCTGA
- the rbfA gene encoding 30S ribosome-binding factor RbfA, whose translation MPPRDPRRADRVGEAVREEVAAFIARDATDPRISGLVTVTAVEMARDLRHAMIFVSVMGDEAAKTQTVEALQHTAPHLRGRVGRALRLQFAPELTFRLDESVQRAARIETLLAQVKRDESPPTSGDADRDG comes from the coding sequence ATGCCCCCACGGGATCCGCGCCGCGCCGACCGCGTCGGTGAGGCCGTGCGCGAGGAGGTCGCTGCCTTCATCGCCCGCGACGCCACGGACCCGCGCATCTCGGGGCTCGTGACCGTCACCGCCGTGGAGATGGCCCGCGACCTTCGGCACGCGATGATCTTCGTCAGCGTGATGGGCGATGAGGCGGCCAAGACGCAGACCGTCGAAGCGCTGCAGCACACCGCGCCGCATCTGCGTGGGCGCGTCGGTCGTGCCCTGCGGTTGCAGTTCGCGCCGGAGCTCACCTTCCGGCTCGACGAGTCGGTGCAGCGGGCGGCGCGGATCGAGACGCTGCTCGCCCAGGTCAAGCGCGACGAGTCGCCGCCGACATCCGGTGACGCCGACCGCGACGGCTGA